TACGGGCGCCATTGTCATGTTCATCGTCAATGGAATCATCGGCTTTATCACGTTCGGCTTCGGCTTGTTTCTGACATGGCCTGTCTGCGCCATATGGGGATACATCGCGGCGAAGAGGTACAACGATGCGCTGTACGAGAGCGTTAGATAGTGCATTCGCAGGTGTATATATTCTTCAATAACATTTGGAAAAATTAAATTTTTCTTATTTTTATTGACATATTTTTTTATCTATGCTATGATACAGGTGTAGAAGCTCCAAGGGGAGTAGCTGAACGCCCATATCGTCAGTACGGAGAGATTTGATGGATTTCTCCCGGTGTGGACGGCACAACGTGAAGAAGTGCAAGCGAGACCTTGTCCATATCTCTTGTTTCCTATGCACAGGGATATGGGCAGGGTCTCTTTCTCTGTAAATATACATATAAGGAGTTTGATATATGGAAGGAATGTTTACTGTCCAATGGCTGAGCGCCCTTTCGGGCATCATACTGCTGGACCTGATTCTTTCGGGGGACAATGCCATCATCATTGCCCTCGCCTGTAAGAATCTCCCCGAGCATCAGAAGCGCAAGGGGATTATCATCGGCGGCATGGGCGCCGTCGTCATCCGCGTCGTCTGTACACTTCTTATGACGTACCTCTTGGCGATTCCGTACCTGCAATTTATGGGGGGTGTGGCGCTTCTCTACATCGCGGCGCATCTTTTGAAGCCGGAAGAGAAGGGAGACGACGGCAAAGAGCAGCCGACGTCTCTGAGTGCGGCTGTCCGCACGATACTCATCGCGGACTTCGTCATGAGTGTTGATAATATCCTCTCTCTCGCAGGAGTCGCGAATACGGTCAGCGACGGCAAGTGGAGCCTCATCATCGTCGGTCTGCTCGTCTCCGTGACCATCGTGCTCTTCGGCGCGCAGTTTTTCCTCCTGCTCTTGAAGAAGGTCCCCGCCCTTATCTATGTCGGCTCGGCAATCGTCGCGTACGCGTCGGCGGAGCTCATCGCGGGCGATAAGGCGATCGGCCACATCTTCGAGCCGTATCAATTATCGATGGAAATCGGATTTGTCGTCTTTGTACTGGCCTATGGATATTGGGCGAAAAAAAAATCGAAAGGAAGATCTGTATGAATTACTTTAAGACAACTGTTTTGATGGCGCTCCTCATCGGCGTCATGGTAGCCGTCGGCGGCGCTTTCGGCGGTCAGCACGGTGCCGCGATCATGCTCGTCATTTCGCTCGGCATGAGCTTCTTCTCCTACTGGTTCTCGGATACGATGGTTTTGAAGGCATACCATGCCATCGTCATCGAGCCGGACAATCCGGATCCGAATGCGCAGCAGCTCTACAGGATGGTGAATAATCTCGCGGCGAACGCCGATCTTCCCATGCCGAAGGTCGCGATCATTCAGGACAGCACGCCGAATGCCTTCGCTACGGGCCGCAACCCGGATCACGGCGTCGTCGCCGTCACGACGGGCATTATGCAGGCGCTCAACTATGATGAGCTCAGCGGGGTCATCGCCCATGAGCTGTCGCATATCAAGAACCGCGATACGCTCATTTCAACGATTGTCGCGGCCGTTGCCGGTGCGATTTCCATGATCGCACAGATGGCGCAGTGGGCAGCCATCTTCGGCGCCGGTCGTTCGGATGACGACGACAACGGCGGCATCATCGGCCTGTTGGCTACGATCATCATTGCGCCGCTCGCGGCCATGATCATTCAGATGGCGATTTCCCGTACGCGTGAATACGCGGCGGACAAGTCGGGCGGAGAGATCTGCGGCAATCCGCTGTTCCTCGCCTCCGCACTTGAGAAGATCGATTACTTCGCGAAACATGCCCGTCCCATGCAGGACGCGACGCCGGCGACAAGCCACATGTTCATCGTCAACCCTCTCTCCGGCACGAGGAAAGCGATGATGAGCCTCTTTTCGACGCATCCGGCGACTGAAGATCGTATTGCGCGTCTTCGCGAGCAGGCGGCGGAATCCGGAAAGATGTAATATCCGCTTATCCGCAGGAAAAGCCGGCCCGATCGGGCCGGCTTTTTGTCATGTATGGAGAGATAAGGAATCGATGCACGGATCCTCGCGCCTTTACTTATGCACAAGATTATCCACCGATTCGCATGTGTACCTACAGTTTTTCGGCGAGCTCCTCACCCTCCAGAAGCTTTGTGAGTCCCATGATGGAGGCGAGCTGCAGGACACATTCGTCAACGCTTCCGCTGTTTTTAAAGGCGTAGTCACAGAGTTGGAAGTTGTCAAACTCGCCGTTGTTCTGCGCGTATTCGAGATGATAGCGCATCTCGTCTTTCGTGTGCCCGAGGCGCAGGAGCCGCTCGACGAGCGTCGAGAAGTCCGTGATGAAAAAGATGGTCGACAGCTTGTTTTTCAATACGCGCTGCATCTGCTTCAGGGAGTTGCGCTCCAAGAGGCAGATGGAGACCTTGTGATGCGTGAGCGCGTCGAGGACATCCTGCTTCAGGATGCCGTAGTATTCGCCCTTGTAAGTGACCTGCGAGATGTATTCGTGCTTGAAAAAGGAGTCCCGGTCGATGATTTTGAAAAAATATGGATCGTTTCGGATTTGTCTGCTCGTTTCCGTCGTATATGCAGGTATACAGTGTACGCCGAGATCGATGAGACGGTGCGCAAGAGTAGATTTTCCGGATCCATGCGGTCCTATGAGACCGAATATCCTGTTATTCATGTGATCCTTATCCTCTCTTTATCGTTTTTCTGATGAAACATGATCGTAAAATTAACCTCTTTATTTCTGATTTATAGTAAAAAAATCCTAATTATCTATATACATAATAGGATACATTATTTTTTTTAATTTTACAAGGTACTAACGGGTTATTAATTGGATTTTAATTCAGCATGGATAAATTCAGTCCGATCATCCCGGCGCATCTTTTCCGTATTTCCCCTTCGCTCTTTTCACGGACACAGGCAGGATAAAAGCGGATGGAGGCGAATTATTTCAGTAGTGTTGATATGAGTGTGCACACGGAGGCGATGGTATATGTATTTCTACTGTGAAAAGTGCAAAAAGAATTACCCTATCAGTTCACATGCTTTTCTCTGTGAATGCGGCGGGCTGTTTCGCCTGAATATCGCGCCGAACGAGGAAAAGGCTTCCGGCATCACAATCGGCAACATGCATACGGATCTCCTGCCGATCAAGGTCAACGGCATCGAGTATCTCCTGAAGACGGAAAATCTGCTGCCTACGGGTTCTTTCAAGGACCGCGGTTCCTATACGCTCATCAATGAGCTGCACGCGCTCGGCATCCGGAAGATTGCCATCGACTCGTCGGGAAATGCCGGCGCTTCGGTCGCGGCGTACGCGGCGGCCGCGGGCATGGAATGTACGGTCTTTGTGCCGAAGGGGACGAGTCCGGATAAGATTCGCCAGATCAAGGCGTACGGTGCCCATATCATAGAAGCGGAAGGCGGCCGCACAGGCGCATGCAAGGCGGCGAAGGAAAACCTCGGCGACGCTTATTACGCGTCACATGTCTACAATCCGCTCTTCGCCGAGGGCATGAAGGCGATGGCGTACGAAATCTACGAGCAGCTCGGTCAATCCGTGCCGGAGTATATCTTCATCCCGGTCGGCAACGGAACGATGCTCTTGGGTCTCTATTACGGCTTTGTGGAGATCGGACGTTTGCCTCGGTTCGTTGCGGTGCAGAGCAGAAACTGTGCGCCGCTCTATGAGGCGTTCAACAATCTCGCGCCGGAGCCCAAGACGGAAACGATTGCCGAATCCATCCGCATTGAAGATCCGAAGCGCAAGGAGCAGATGATCGAGGCCATCAAAAACAGCGGCGGCGATGTGCTCATCGTTGAGGATTCGGATATTGAGGCGGCAAAGGATCTCTTGGGTCATCGGGGCATCTATGTCGAGACGACATCGGCGGCGGCGCTTGCCGGCGCGATGATGATCTTCGGGGAAGCGAAGCCGGACAACTACAGGGTCATTGTGCCTCTGACGGGTTCCGGGCTCAAGGGATAGTAACCGGCTGTCCGCATCTGACGTATCCGCCGCGAAATATCTGCAGAAAGGAAGCCTGCGATGATCTATGCCATGATCGATATCGGCTCGAATACGGTCCGTCTCGCTGTCTATCACATCGACGGCACGCACATCGAGCAGGTCATGAAGAAGAAGGATACGACGGTCGCTCTTGCCTCCTTTGTCAAGGACAATGTCATGGAGCGCAGGGGAATTGAGCGTCTCATCTACACGCTGAAGGAGTACCTTCGCTTTCTGCGTATCTTCTGTATCGATCACTATTCCGCGTTCGCTACGGGCTCTCTTAGAAATTGTGTCAATCGGGAGGAGGCCATCGAGGCGATCCGGCGGGAGACGGGCATCGAGATACGCATCATCACGGGCGACGAGGAAGCGGGACTTGACTTTGTCGGGGCGACGCACGATCTTGAGGAGACGGAAGGTTTGCTCGTCGATATCGGCGGCGCGTCTACGGAGATCGTTCACTATGAGAGCGGAGCGATCGAGAAGAAGATCTCGCTCCCGATCGGCTCTCTTTTTCTGGCTTCGTCCTGTGTCGAGGGGATTCTTCCCGTGCCGGCGGAGGTGGAGAGCATGCGTAAAAAAGCGCGGGACATCATCTCCACGGCTGTCTTCGAAGGCGCGCAGGGGCTTCCCGTCTGCGGCATCGGCGGCACGTATAAGGGCGCCTGCGCCATGCACGCCGCGCTCGGCAGGACCGGCCCCATGACGCGGGAGGATATCGACGGACTCATTGCGCGGTTCGGCGCGGGGAGGAAGCTCTCCGAAGCGGATACGATCCTTCTCATGCGTTCTGTACCCGACCGTATGCACACGGTCATTCCGGGGCTCGTCATAGCGAGCGAAATCTGCGGGAAGTTTGCGTCGGAGATCGTGCGCTACAGTGACAGCGGCGTAAGAGAAGGTTTTTTATACAGCGAGGTAATAGGATAAATAGGAGAAATATGGATCAGCATACAGTGGAAACATCATCCGATTCTATGAATTCCTCTTTGCAGAGCACGCGGCACGCGAAGGATGTGCGAGGCTTTCGACGCCGGTTTTTTGAAGACTGGCTGACGCCGGAGGGACGCCTGAGCCGCAGGCTCTATGCTTTTCACATACTTGGCTTCGTACTTGTCTTTATTTTGCTTATATTTATTGTGGCGGCGTTTTTTGCGGGTCTCTTCGCGAGTCTCTATGAGGGACGGGCTCTTCCGGACGAGACGACGGCGTTTATGGTCGCCGTCATCGCCCTGCTTGCCTTTTGGTGCCCCATGTTCCTTTCCCTTCATGTTCTCTTCCGCGCGATGCTGCGGCGGTGGCACGATGCGGGCTATGGTGATAAGGCTTTTCTGGTGTGCGTCTGCTATCCGATGCTGACAGTCCTGCTGATCGGCTTCGGATACTACTTCCGGCAGGGCATGCGCTACGGCTTCCTGGAAATGCCGCTGCACGCCCCCGCCTGTGCCGTGCTTCTGGACGTGTGCATATTGCTTGCCGTCGCCGTCTTTCTTCTCTTCAGGGACAGCGAGGGCAGGGATAATGCTTTCGGCGCGCTTGAGAGCCGCGATTGGCTCGCGCCCGATATATCGGAGCGGCCGCGAGCGGAGAAGCCGATGCTCTCTTCCATTTTCCGTTATCGCGGACGTCTCAACAGAAAGCGGTTCATCCTGCGTATGCTGCTCATCAACATCCCCTTTATCCTCTTTTCATTTGTAGCGGCGTTCATCCCCTGGGACAGGGTGACGGCTCTGTCGGGCTTTCCGACGGGCGGAATCGAGCTCATGCTGCCGGGAAATATTCACCCGATCATCTATCTGGAGACAGCGGTCGGATTTTTATACTCCGTCCTGCTGTTGTACGTCCTGCTCGGGCTCTTCGTCCATCGTCTGCACGACCTCGGGATGTCGGGGTGGTGGGCGGTCATACCGTCTCTTGCCAAGGCGGTGATGGACGGCTGGCTTGTGCTGAACATGTGGACGATGACGGAGCAGCAGGCAATCGTCTACACGGCCTGCTGCTTCGTGTACGCCACCTATCAGTCATTTTTGACGGGATATCTCATCTTTGTCAAGGGGGACGACGCCGTCAATGCTTACGGCGAGAATCCGCTGCATACGGTGTAGGAAGAACAGGCGTCATCGTTTGGGCGTAGCTTTGTATTTCATTAAAGCGGCAGTCTCGATTTGAGATTGCCGCCTTTTTGTGGTATAACATAAAAGATATGATTTAATATGAAAAGGAGACTGTATGAATCGAGAAACGCTGAACAAGCTTTACGAGCGATGGCTCTGCCCGGAGGGGCGCATGAAGCGCAGCCTCTTCCTGTGCAATTTCTTCGGCACGCTCGGCGCAGCGGCTGTCGCGCAGGGGATAGGAATCGCCGTCCTCATGCTGCTCATGGTATTCCTGGGCGTGGAGGATGTGCAGGATGCGTCGGACTATGTGGACGGACTCGACAGCGTATTGTACGTCGTTTTCATCCTGCTCGGCGTGATCTGCGTGCTTCCGACGATCCTGGGGTTCTACTCGCTCGTACGCACATGTATGCGCCGCTGGCACGACATCGGTCACGGGGATAAGAGCTTTCTCTGCTTCTTCGTCTATATTCCCGTGCTGCTCTTCATGGTTCTGTGCGTCCTTTCTTTCATGATCCTCATAGTCGCTGCGATATCGGCTGCCGCTATACAGATGTTCGGAGAGGATAGGAACCTTACGATTGCGGCCATGACCGCGCTCATCCTCCTCGGCGGTCTCGGATGCTATCACGCGGCGCTCCTCCTCTATCTCTGCGTCCGAAAGAGCGAGATGCGGGACAATGCCTACGGCACGCTGGAAAGCCGCGGCAGGATGATGCCGGAAATCCGGACGAGGCCCGCGGAGAGCATATCCCTTATACGGGCTTTCCTACG
This portion of the Selenomonas sp. TAMA-11512 genome encodes:
- a CDS encoding DUF805 domain-containing protein, whose translation is MNRETLNKLYERWLCPEGRMKRSLFLCNFFGTLGAAAVAQGIGIAVLMLLMVFLGVEDVQDASDYVDGLDSVLYVVFILLGVICVLPTILGFYSLVRTCMRRWHDIGHGDKSFLCFFVYIPVLLFMVLCVLSFMILIVAAISAAAIQMFGEDRNLTIAAMTALILLGGLGCYHAALLLYLCVRKSEMRDNAYGTLESRGRMMPEIRTRPAESISLIRAFLRVKGRLNRKRFVFGILLAGFLGLPVQLILMGFHVDETGWGAAVTMILAMLLPIGLYMQRLQDVGKSPLWWAVPTGIACVVWVAFAGMDIFMLLALEEAPEPSWAEVLCVAYMIFYYLYDTFLGTYLYFAPGDEGENAYGADPLVRVSDEACIDG
- the htpX gene encoding zinc metalloprotease HtpX, producing MNYFKTTVLMALLIGVMVAVGGAFGGQHGAAIMLVISLGMSFFSYWFSDTMVLKAYHAIVIEPDNPDPNAQQLYRMVNNLAANADLPMPKVAIIQDSTPNAFATGRNPDHGVVAVTTGIMQALNYDELSGVIAHELSHIKNRDTLISTIVAAVAGAISMIAQMAQWAAIFGAGRSDDDDNGGIIGLLATIIIAPLAAMIIQMAISRTREYAADKSGGEICGNPLFLASALEKIDYFAKHARPMQDATPATSHMFIVNPLSGTRKAMMSLFSTHPATEDRIARLREQAAESGKM
- a CDS encoding guanylate kinase — translated: MNNRIFGLIGPHGSGKSTLAHRLIDLGVHCIPAYTTETSRQIRNDPYFFKIIDRDSFFKHEYISQVTYKGEYYGILKQDVLDALTHHKVSICLLERNSLKQMQRVLKNKLSTIFFITDFSTLVERLLRLGHTKDEMRYHLEYAQNNGEFDNFQLCDYAFKNSGSVDECVLQLASIMGLTKLLEGEELAEKL
- a CDS encoding pyridoxal-phosphate dependent enzyme; its protein translation is MYFYCEKCKKNYPISSHAFLCECGGLFRLNIAPNEEKASGITIGNMHTDLLPIKVNGIEYLLKTENLLPTGSFKDRGSYTLINELHALGIRKIAIDSSGNAGASVAAYAAAAGMECTVFVPKGTSPDKIRQIKAYGAHIIEAEGGRTGACKAAKENLGDAYYASHVYNPLFAEGMKAMAYEIYEQLGQSVPEYIFIPVGNGTMLLGLYYGFVEIGRLPRFVAVQSRNCAPLYEAFNNLAPEPKTETIAESIRIEDPKRKEQMIEAIKNSGGDVLIVEDSDIEAAKDLLGHRGIYVETTSAAALAGAMMIFGEAKPDNYRVIVPLTGSGLKG
- a CDS encoding DUF805 domain-containing protein, whose translation is MDQHTVETSSDSMNSSLQSTRHAKDVRGFRRRFFEDWLTPEGRLSRRLYAFHILGFVLVFILLIFIVAAFFAGLFASLYEGRALPDETTAFMVAVIALLAFWCPMFLSLHVLFRAMLRRWHDAGYGDKAFLVCVCYPMLTVLLIGFGYYFRQGMRYGFLEMPLHAPACAVLLDVCILLAVAVFLLFRDSEGRDNAFGALESRDWLAPDISERPRAEKPMLSSIFRYRGRLNRKRFILRMLLINIPFILFSFVAAFIPWDRVTALSGFPTGGIELMLPGNIHPIIYLETAVGFLYSVLLLYVLLGLFVHRLHDLGMSGWWAVIPSLAKAVMDGWLVLNMWTMTEQQAIVYTACCFVYATYQSFLTGYLIFVKGDDAVNAYGENPLHTV
- a CDS encoding TerC family protein, which encodes MEGMFTVQWLSALSGIILLDLILSGDNAIIIALACKNLPEHQKRKGIIIGGMGAVVIRVVCTLLMTYLLAIPYLQFMGGVALLYIAAHLLKPEEKGDDGKEQPTSLSAAVRTILIADFVMSVDNILSLAGVANTVSDGKWSLIIVGLLVSVTIVLFGAQFFLLLLKKVPALIYVGSAIVAYASAELIAGDKAIGHIFEPYQLSMEIGFVVFVLAYGYWAKKKSKGRSV
- a CDS encoding exopolyphosphatase: MIYAMIDIGSNTVRLAVYHIDGTHIEQVMKKKDTTVALASFVKDNVMERRGIERLIYTLKEYLRFLRIFCIDHYSAFATGSLRNCVNREEAIEAIRRETGIEIRIITGDEEAGLDFVGATHDLEETEGLLVDIGGASTEIVHYESGAIEKKISLPIGSLFLASSCVEGILPVPAEVESMRKKARDIISTAVFEGAQGLPVCGIGGTYKGACAMHAALGRTGPMTREDIDGLIARFGAGRKLSEADTILLMRSVPDRMHTVIPGLVIASEICGKFASEIVRYSDSGVREGFLYSEVIG